From a region of the Impatiens glandulifera chromosome 4, dImpGla2.1, whole genome shotgun sequence genome:
- the LOC124934899 gene encoding mitogen-activated protein kinase kinase kinase 20-like, with amino-acid sequence MSLWERLEKLGEGSYGVVYLGRPLEGHCLYPSIPIMAVKSAEYENSSSLLHERDILSKFKECPHIIRLYGYDFTVEGTNFFTNIFLEYASGGTLHDRIQSSKTSKYNGISEIEAKEYTLSILKGLRYIHESGYVHCDIKPENILMVDEKAKIGDFGMTIQPFNLPGMTLGTPHYMPPETLNDGEYDTSTDIWALGCSFFEMITSTPQWKCKNMNQNLIKLIKRSKMSKDAFDFWKRCTTKDPKKRWSANMLLQHQFIVGRSENPSPAQNNA; translated from the coding sequence ATGTCTTTGTGGGAGAGACTCGAGAAATTGGGCGAAGGCAGCTATGGAGTTGTCTATCTAGGTCGTCCATTAGAAGGACATTGTCTCTATCCGTCTATTCCAATAATGGCAGTTAAATCCGCGGAGTACGAAAATTCATCATCTCTCCTACACGAAAGGGATATTCTCTCTAAATTTAAAGAATGTCCGCATATTATTCGTCTATATGGTTATGATTTCACCGTTGAAGGCacaaatttttttacaaatatcttCTTGGAGTACGCCTCGGGCGGCACTTTGCACGACCGCATTCAATCATCAAAGACATCTAAATACAACGGAATCTCCGAAATTGAAGCAAAGGAATATACACTTTCCATTTTAAAGGGTCTGCGCTACATCCATGAGAGTGGATACGTTCATTGTGATATAAAACCGGAAAACATATTAATGGTCGACGAGAAGGCCAAAATAGGCGACTTTGGTATGACTATTCAGCCATTCAATCTTCCAGGAATGACGTTAGGTACTCCTCACTATATGCCTCCAGAGACATTAAACGATGGAGAATATGATACTTCTACCGATATTTGGGCATTGGGATGCTCCTTCTTTGAAATGATCACATCAACGCCACAATGGAAATGCAAAAATATGAACCAAAAtcttattaaactaataaagcGAAGTAAAATGTCCAAAGATGCTTTCGATTTTTGGAAGAGGTGCACAACTAAAGATCCAAAGAAAAGATGGAGCGCAAATATGCTTCTACAACATCAGTTCATCGTTGGTAGGAGCGAGAATCCTTCTCCCGCCCAAAATAACGCATAG